The following nucleotide sequence is from uncultured Ilyobacter sp..
TTGTGGCAGTTTCTAAATTTTGCTTTTCAAAAGAGTATAGTTTACATGTTGAGCTTATCCAATGTTTGTCAATGGATAAATTCTCAGCCTGCAAAAATGAAACAGCTGTTTATGGGATAACTGTCTACAGAGAAAGCGGTTTATTTAACATGTGCAGAAATATGGGATAGGATTCTTTTGAATTCCTGCCCATTTTTTATATGATTTTCAATTTAGAGGGGGAAATGTTTATGGAAAATAATGACTACAAAGTGCGGCCTTTGACTGAAGTTTATGGAACAAACTGTTTTAATGGGGCTACATTAAAGCAAAGAGTTCCTAAAAGTATTTTTAAAGAGTTTAAAAAAGTACAAAGTGGAGAAAAAGATCTTACGTTAAATGTTGCAGAAGTTATCGCAAATGCCATGAAAGATTGGGCACTAGAGAAGGGAGCGACTCACTTTACTCACTGGTTCCAGCCGCTTACAGGAATTACAGCAGAAAAGCATGACTCTTTTGTTAATCCAGGTCCAGACGGGACGGTAATATTGGAGTTTTCTGGAAAAGAGCTTATAAAAGGAGAACCTGATGCATCTTCATTCCCAAGTGGAGGACTAAGAGCTACTTTTGAAGCTAGAGGTTATACTGCATGGGATACTACATCACCAGCCTTCTTGAGAGAGGATCAGACTGGTATAACTCTTTATATACCTACAGCTTTTGTTTCATACAAGGGACACGCTTTAGATAAAAAAGTACCACTTTTAAGATCTATGGCAGCTGTTGAAAAACAATCTTTAAGAGTTTTAAAAGCTCTTGGAGATACCAAAACTGAGAAAACATATACAACTTTAGGAGTAGAGCAAGAGTATTTCTTAGTAGAGAAAGAATTCTATGAAAAAAGATTGGACCTTATGCATACTGGTAGAACTCTACTAGGTGCTGGTTCTGCAAAAGAGCAGGAACTTACAGGTCACTACTTTGGTACTATAAAAGAAAGAGTAGCTACATTCATGCAGGATCTAGACCTTGAACTATGGAAAATTGGAGTTTCATCTAAGACAAAGCATAATGAAGTTGCACCAAATCAATTTGAGGTAGCATCTGTATTCTCTACAGCAAACGTAGCAACTGACAGTAATCAGCTTACTATGGATATTATCCAAAAGGTAGCAGTTAGACATGGATTGGTAGCTCTTTTACATGAAAAACCTTTTGCAGGAGTAAATGGTTCTGGAAAACATAATAACTGGTCTCTAGCAACTGAAAGTGCAAACTTACTTGAGCCAGGAGATAACCCTAAAGATAACGCTCAGTTCCTTGTATTCTTGAGTTCAGTAGTAGAGGCTGTGGACAGATACGCACCACTTCTAAGACTTTCTGCTGCAAGTGCAAATAATGACCACAGACTAGGAGGACATGAAGCACCTCCAGCAATAATCTCCATTTTCTTAGGTGATGCTCTGTCAAATATTCTAGAGACTATAGCAGGTGGAACCCCAGAAAGCGAAGCTAAAGCTTCAAAGTTAGAAATAGGAGTAGATTCACTTCCAAAATTACCAAAAGACCTTACAGACAGAAACAGAACTTCTCCATTTGCCTTTACAGGAAATAAATTTGAATTTAGAATGGTTGGATCTTCTGCATCTACTTCAGGTCCAAATGTAATCCTAAATACAATTGTTGCAGAAGTACTTTCAGAATATGCTGATATTCTTGAAAAATCAGAAGATAAAAACGAAGCTATAAAGCAAATCATTACAAAAGCATACACTGAGCATGGAAAAGTTGTATTCAACGGAAATGGTTATGGAGAAGAGTGGATAGCAGAGGCTGAAAAGAGAGGTCTTCCAAACTTAAAAGCTACAAGTGACGTATTAAAATATAACTTAGCTCCAGAAACTATAGAAGTATTTGAAAAGCACATGGTTCTATCGGCAGAAGAGTTAGAGTCAAGACACAACATTTACAGTGAAATTTACGTAAATCAAATAGAACTTGAAGCCAAGGTAATCACAAAAATGTCTGAGACAGAAGTTATTCCTGCTGCTAATAAGTACATGAAAGAAATAGCAGAGACGATAAACAGCAGTAAAGAGTTTTTACCTGAAAGCTTGTTGAAAAGTCAAAAAGATCTTGTTGTTTCAGTAGCTGAAAATGTTGATAAGCTTGTAAAAGAGACAAAAGTCTTAGAGACAATAATTTCTAATAAACCAGAAGAATTAGATGCTGAAGTTCAGTATGCAAGAAAAGAGATATTACCAGTTATGGATAAAATAAGAGCTGCGGCAGATACTTTGGAAACTTTATGTTCTAAAGAAGTATGGCCTATGCCAACTTATGAAGAGTTGCTTTATAAGTTGTAATTAAAATCAATGAAAAAACTTCTTCAGATCTTATCTGAAGAAGTTTTTTTACTTTAGAAAAATAAAAGGATTTTTATATGAAAAATGTATGTCTTTATAACATTAAAATATAGGGAGGTATATATGAAAAATATGAAACTTTTTATTACAAGTAACTTTGCTGATCTTTTCATGAAGTTGCTAGGGGCGGTAGTTATTTTTCTAATAGGTAAATTTATTATCAACAAAATTATGGCACTGGTTCATAAGGCAATGTATAAGAGGAAGACTGATCCCATGGTACATTCCTTTGCAGTATCATTCTTAAGATCACTATCTTATGTTATTCTGCTAATAATTACAGCCTCTATAGTGGGAATCCAGATGACCTCGCTTGTAGCAATTTTAGGTGCGGCCACTTTTGCAGTAGGTCTAGCCCTACAGGGGAGTTTATCAAATTTTGCCGGGGGGGTGCTTATCCTTATTTTTAAGCCATTTGAAATAGGTCACTATATAGAAGCAGCGGGATATTCAGGAACTGTTGAAGGGATACAGATATTTTATACAGTTTTGAATACTCCAGACAACAAAAGAATCATAATTCCCAATGGAGAACTTTCCAATAACTCATTGATTAATTATTCTAAAAATGATAAAAGAAGAGTAGATATTAATTTTGGAATTTCCTATGGAGATGATTTTAAAAAAGCTATTTCATTTTTAAATGATATAGCCCAGTCGCACGAAAAAGTTCTAAAAGATGAGCCTATTACTATAAGGGTAAAAGAACTAGGGGATTCTTCAGTAAATATAACCTACAGAGTATGGTGTAAGACTGCAGACTACTGGACAGTATATTTTGATTCGATTGAAAAGGCTAAAGAAGTTTTTGATAGGGAAAAAATAGAAATACCATTTCCTCAAATGGATGTACATTTTAACCCTAAAGACGTACAAAATTAAAAGAGCTGCGAAAGCACATCCCTATCAAGCTAAGCTTTCAATTTAATAAAATTTGTCTTAAACCTTCTTCAGATATTACTTAAAGGAGATTTTTCTTTCTTAAATTGTATAATTAACCCAAGTTGCTACTTAAAAAAAATTATTATAAATTACTGAATTTATCTGAATATTAGAGTCAAAAGATTTTGTCACGAATGGACACTAATAAAAGATAAGGAAATTAACACGAATAAGAATAAAACCTTTTGGCCACATAGGGCACAGAGAAAAAAATAGAGTTTCACAGAATTAAAAGCAAAACTATAAATGTTTTTTTTGCGAGAGGTTTTTATCCCTTTTCCCTTGCCATTGATAAAATCAGCGTTAAGAATAACTGCAGTGAAATCCTTAGAAAAAATCGACTGTTTGAGCGTAGCGAGTTTCGAGTTTTTCTTGGATTTCCGAGGGCATTTAGCTGATTTTTCACGGGCTTGAACTTTTGGTTACTTTTCTTTCAAGAGAAAAGTAACGAATCCTGATAAATTCAATACTTTAATTTAATAAAGGTAGCAACTTAGGTTAATTAATCGCAACAAAAAATGACCCATAGATATTTCCTTGGTATAATCGGTTCTAGTGGTTGTGATGAATTGATTAAAGCAGTTATATGGTCTAAATCACAAGAATCTGACTATGTATGTATAGGGCATTAATAAATGATGAAGATGGAATTCAACAGATAGATGCAGTAAAAAAACATATTGGAAGGGTTGTCACAAAGGCGTTTAAATCTATGGCTTCTTTGGGGGTAGAAGACTCTATGAATCCTCTCTTTGAAGATTATGCCAGCCAATTGTTTGATTTTACTGAGATGAGAAAAGAAATGAAAAATATAACTGGGGAGTCAAAACAACCTGGAAAAATACATGTTAAACAATTTATAGAGAGCAGTCTAGTATTGATTGAAGATTAAAGTATTGCTGGGTATGTTACTTTTCATTGGTGAAAAGTAACCAAATGCTTTTCTTTCAAGAGAAAAGAAAAATTCACTAAAAAATTCAGGAATTTATCATAACTTATATCAAGTAACAACTTGAGTTAATGAGACAGTATAAAAGATAAAAAACAGCTGTAAAAAGATGCTTACAGCTGTTTTTTTAAAGTTTTTTTTTCAAGAAGCGAGATTAGTATTTTTTCAAATTCTTTGTCTTCATTGCCGGTTCTTTTTTTTGGTCCTTTGGTTCTTCCCCCGGCTTTTCTTATTTTCTGGCCCATATGCCTCTGAAACATGAGGGACTCGATGTTGAAAATGGTGTAAAGAAACCCTTTTGGGTGTATCACTCCTGAAGCTTTCTGAAGAAGTATAGAGGCTAGTCCGTAGTCCTGGGTAACTATGATGTCACCCTCTATACAGGTGGTTATTATTTTGTGATCCACAGAATCCATACCCTGCCCCACCTTTATCACAGTGAAATTTCCATATATTTCATGGGCTTCATCCACTACCATAATCAGTTCTATGCCGTGTTTTACAGCCTGATCTTCGCATATTTTCTTTACAGCTTTTGGGCAGGCATCAGCATCTATTATTATTCTCATTTATGTCTCACTTTCGCCGGTATTTTTATCCTGTTCTTCCCCCTTCTTAAATACAATAGTCCTGTAAGGGAAAGGAATCTCTACTCCCTCACTATCAAATCTCTGCTTTATGCTTTTATTCAGGTCACATTTCATTACAAACCCAGATGAACTGTCATTGGACCACACCCAAGCCTTCAGGTTAACGGAAGAGTCTCCGAATCCCACGACTTTTACATTCACAGGGGGGTCCCCTGCATTTATCTCTTCAAAAGTTCTGTTATCTAGAAACGCTGGATGTTTCATAGCTTCTTCTCTTATTATTTGGATGGCCCTGTCTTCGTCAGAGTCATAACTAATACCTATTTCTATGTGATTGCACACCTTATCTTCTATAATATTGGAGTTTTCTATAATTTCATTACTTATAACAGAATTTGGAACTATTATCCTTTTGTTTTCAAATGTTCTTATCATAGTGTGTCTGAGGGTGATATCCTCTATCACTCCAAAGGTTTCTTTACCGATTAGTTTTACCCTGTCTCCTATCCTAAAGGGTTTGAAGATAGCTATAAAGATGCCACTTACAATGTTTGAAAAGGCCTGCTGAGAGGCAAAACCGATAATAATGGCAAGGACACCGGAACCTGCAAAGATTGAAACCACTAAACTTCTGAATGAAGGTATGGTATAGACTGCAAACAGTAGACCGATAAAATAAACTATTCCTGCCAAAAAATGTTTTATAAAAGTAAACTGTGTGGGGTCAAGCTCCCTGAGTCTATGGTTGCGGTCCATTATCTTCCTAGAAAGTTTCACAAAAAATAGAGTCAGCATTACCGCAGCTGAAAATACGAGAGTTCTAACGAGCAAATTTAAAAGTGTTTTTTCATTGAATAATTCCAAAAATGTCTCAAGGACCATTTCTTTATCTCCTTTTGTATAAAAAATATTTTGTTTATGTTTTATATTATGCGTATTCTGTTTCAATGAATTTCAGATTTTTATCATTCACTAAACACCACATATAATAACATTAAAGTGAATAGCAATCAAAATAAATTTAGAATTTTTATGAGTTTTTCAATAAAATCTTGTACATAGAATCACTGGTATTTTGAACAGAGAGGCTGTTTTGGATCTCTCTGTTTTTTATCATAGTGATCAGTTCCCTTATGATTTTAAGCTGGATAATATTATCGTCCTTTGGGGTCAAAATCAAAAATATAAATCTTGATTTTTTTCCATCTGGAGAGTTCCAGTATATACCCTCTTTAGAAAACGCAAAGGTGATAACTGGTTTATCTATAATATCTAGCCTGGCATGGGGCAGAGCTATCCCCTCTTCTATAGAGGTGTTGCTCATGTTTTCTCTGCTGAGCACCTCTGCTTTTATTAGTTCAAGGTCGATTTTTTTATTAAAAGCGATCACAGCGGCTATTTTTTCAATAGCTTCAGTAGGAGTGGATGCATCTAGGTCCTGGATGATCAGTTTTTTAGAGAAAAATTCTTTCAAAGATATATCCTTGAATCTTTTTATTAAGAATGCAAGCCACGGCCCCATGATAATAGATGAAAAAATGGCTCCGAAAACGATAGCTATAAAAATCTCTTTTGAGATCAATCCGTACTCTAGCGCTAAAAGACTTACTACTATATGCATCTCACCCCCTGGGACATGGGCGACACTTATTATGAGTCTGTCATTTCTTGATTTTTTAGAAAAAAAGGATCCAGTCCATGCTCCCAAAAACCTTCCGAAAATTCCGATTGTAGTTATCATGATAGCCAGAAAAATATTGAAGTTTTCAAGGAAATCAATTTTCAAGCCGATATTAACAAAAAATATAGGGGCGAAAACAGCGTAAACTATCTGCTCTATAGAGGTTCTAGATTTTTGGGAAAAATATTTTGACTCCCCTGCTAGGATTCCGGCTATGAAAAATCCAAAAAGTGAGTGTATTCCTATTTTCATAGTTATGATTCCAAAAGCTATTCCCAAAAGTACAACCACACTGAGGGCCTCAGCGGTGGTTTCGATTCTTTGTTTACTTATTTTAAAAAGAAAGGTATTTAAGATCTTCTTTACATGGAACAGGGCTATGTAAACAAAAAGCAAAGTGTAAATTATGATATATGCTATTTTATCTATTTGAAGGCTTTCCTGAGTAAAAACAGATAATATAATTGTAAAGATTATCCATCCGATAACATCGTTTATAGTCAAAGCTGAGACGATGAGGAAGCCGGTATCACTTTTTAAAATATTCAATTCGTGGAGGCCCCTTATTGCCACAGGCATAGCACTAATGGTCATTATTGTAGCTACAAAAAAGGAGAATGTCAGTCTATTTTCAGGGCTGATCAAATACTTGTCAGGTAAAAGTAGTATGGGAAAAACAGAAACTATTATAGGAATCACAATATCGAAAAGGGATATTTTTAGGGCATCTTTTTTTTGTTTCCATACGTTGGAAAAATTGATCTCTAAACCTGTAGTCATCAATAAAAGAAATAAACCAAGCCATCCTACTGTTTCTATCATGTTTTGCTGTATCGCATCTGCTGGAAAAAGTTTTAACTGGAATGCTGGGAACAATTTTCCTAAGATAGTGGGCCCTAGAAATACACCAATGAGGATATCTGCGGTCACAGTAGGTTGCCTTATCTTCTTTAATAAGATTCCAAAGTATTTTGACAAAGACAAGATGATAAAAAGCTGTATAAGAAATAACAGTATATTGTTTTCATTTAGATAGTGCATGGCATCCTCACCCTCTCTCTTATTATTTATAAATTTTTATGATACAGCCCCATATAGATGGTGTAATCCAGTTTCTGCATGGTTATTATCTCTAATATTTATACAGGTTTTCAAGAGGGTATCCTCTAATTTTATCCTTCGACTCACCTTTGAGCGTTATCCTGTTTTTGGATATTGTGAGAAGTTTTTTAATAAACTTGAGAAAAACATCTATAAAAAAGTTAACTGGATAAAATAAAAGTAATAAAAAGACAATCTTATGGGATTAGAAAATTCAGTAATTTAAGAAAATTACTTATGCTTAGAATTTCCTAACTCCCCATTGTTGACAAAGAGCCTTAAGATATATCGATAATACCCTTGCAAAGGGCGTTGCCAATGTAATAAATGTAATCAATCCCAAACTTTTCATTATAAACGGAGAGATAAATAAATGCAGCGAGATAGTTTTCCCAAGAATAAAGTTGGGAATACAAAAGTCCAGTATGTACACCTCAGCCAAGGATGTGGAATTTAAGTCCAGTTATTTTAATGACTGCGGGGCTTCGCCAGGAGCAGTGGCTACGGTTTTTAGGGGCATTTTTAAGTAGATTAAAATTATGTACTAGAATATAAAGTCAAAAGAGCTTACTACAAATTGGCATCAATAAAAAAATTATTGCGAATATTTGTTCATTCATAACTTTAAACGGCAGCTTAAATTAAATATGCTGAAAATAATGTGAGTTCAAGAATTTAAAAATGGATCCCCCAAGTATAAAATACTCAGAGGCTCCATTTTCTTTTGTCTATATTTTATTCTTACTGTTCATCTTTTTCTTTCCACTTATGATCTAATTCGTCTAGTTTCCTAGCAGCCATATCTCTACCCCCTATACCGAAGGCGATAGCTAGAGCGATTGCAATGGCCCCTATGGTGAATCCGAAGGCCATGTTGATGATCTCATTTGCAATTCCCATCTGTCTAAGTCCCATAGCTCCGACAAATATGATAATAGAAGCTTTTGAAAGAGCCGCAAGACAGTCTTTGCTTTTTATTTCTGATCTTTTGATAATATCAGAAGTAAAGGTGGAGATATATACACCTATGACGATTATCAGTACTCCTAGGAATATTTTTCCTAAAAGGACGGTGAGACTGCTGCTGAGGTCTTTTAGCACGGTGAATTCAAGTATATCTATGGACTGTATAACAGCAAGATAGATGATGGTTATTTTTACAGCTTTTCCTACTAGTTTCGAGCAGGAGTCTTCTTTTACTTTAAGACCGGTCCTCTCTAGGTGTGAATCAAAATGAAGTCCTTTAAGAAGGCTTGTAATTATTCCCTCTATGAGTTTTGCAAAGAAAGTAGCCACAAGAAGAATGATTACAACTCCGGCAATTCTAGGAAGATAACTGAATATTACCTCTATCATCAATACCACAGGTGCTGTTATGTGTTGTAAGCCGATATAACCAAGAGATGCTGTTATAACAGGTATTAAGATTAGAATATATACTATATTTGCTATAATTTTACTTAAATTTCCTTCAAATACCTTTTTCTCGTCTATTTTTAATCGTTCATCTAAATTGAAAGATTCTAAGATTCCGGTGAGGATATCTCTTATCTTATAGGCGATAAACCAACCAAGCACTAGGAAAATTCCGGCTGCAAGGATATTTGGAAGCTGTTCAAGGAGCTTGCTCAGCATATTGGTGACAGGTTCTAAAATTCCGCCTAGTTTTAGTGCCGAAAGGACACCTGGTAAAAATATTAGAAATATAATGAGGTATACAACGTCACCTAAAATTTTTGTTACAGATGTACCCTCTCCCACTTTGAGCTTTTTGTCTAGTTCTATCTTGTCAAAAACTTTTACTGTGAAGAATTTTCCTAACTTTGCAAATATCAGGGTGATAATAAGCAGGAAAACTCCGCCTAGGATATTAGGCATGTACAGGAAGATAGAATTCAGGAAACCTGTGAGAGGTTCCGTAAATTTACCCAATCCCAGTTTCTCGGCTGCGGCAATTATGATGAAAATTACAATTAGATAATAGATGGCCTTTACAATGATACTAAAGAAGACCTGTGATTGTTCTTTCTTATCTTCAGAAATTTTTCCCTGTATAAACTTTGATTTGCTAATAAGAGAACCTACTTTTTTGGCGATAAATGAAGCAATAATGAGACCGACGACAACTATCAGAATTACTCCGACAATTGTAAGTAACTGACTAGATAGAGTAAATTGAAACATATTTTTGAAATCAGACATAATATTTCCTCCTTTTTTACTTGTGGTATTCATAATAAATATATTCTGTAGGAGGGACAATTCCTCTAAAAAACTTACTTTTATTAAAAAAAACAAGATTTTATCCTGGTTTTTAGGCAACGGAATTTTAGGTTTAATTCAGCATAAAAAAACAGGCTATAGAGATTATAGCCTGCGTAACTTGTAACATTTATTTAGAAGTGAACGTGACCGTGCTCTAATTCCTCTTCTGAAGCGTCTCTTACCTCAGTTACTTTAAGGTCAAATGTAAGATTTTTACCTGCGAAAGGGTGGTTTCCGTCTACTAGAACAACGTCATCTTCGATTGATTTTATAACGAATTCCATAAGTCCTTCATCTGTCTCAGCCTGGAAATCTAGCCCCTCATAAATATCTTCAAATTCTGAAAAATCTTCCTTTGACATTTCAGATATAAGTTCTTCATCATATTCACCATATCCCTCTTCAGGAGACACGATTATTTTTGATTGGAACCCTTCAGTTTTTCCTTCTAAGATCTCCTCTATCTTAGGAATGAAATCTCCAATGCCCTGAATATATGCAAAAGGTCCAACCTCTTTTGTGTCTTCTAGTATATTTTCATCTTCGTCAGTAAGAATAAAATCCAAAACTACAACTTTGCTCTCTTCTATTTTCATTAAAACACCCCGCTCTAAAATAATACTCCAAAAGGAGCTTAATTAATGATAACATATAGATGATAGATTTTCACTATAAATTTAAAGGAATTTCCATTTTTATTCATAACTATTATATTAACTAGAAGTATAGAGGGGGACTCACAATGACAGCAGCATTTTTTGATATTGATGGTACCATATACAGAAATTCTCTCCTTATTGAGCATTTTAAGAAACTCATAAAATATGAACTCTTGAATATTCAGATGTATGAGGACAGGATAAAAAACAGTTTTAAGCAGTGGGACGAAAGAACAGGTGACTATGACAAGTATCTCATGGGACTTGCAGATACCTATGTAGAAGCTATAAAGGGAATATCTTTAAAATATAATGACTTTGTGTCAGACCAGGTTATGGACTTAAAGGGAAACAGGGTATATACTTACACGAGAAATATGATCAAATTTCATAAGGAAAAAGGGGATAAGGTGATATTCATATCTGGAAGCCCGGACTTTCTGGTGTCTAGAATGGCTGAAAAATGGGATGCCGATGACTACTGCGGGACAAAATATTTTGCAGAGGATGGCAAATTTTCAGGAGAGATATCTCCTATGTGGGATTCTGAAAATAAGATAAAGGCCATAGATTATTTTAGGGAAAAATATGATCTGAATCTAGATGAGTGTTTTGCCTACGGAGATACCAAAGGTGATCTCAGCATGCTTAAAATAGTTGGGAATCCTAGGGCTGTAAATCCATCTAAGGAATTATTTAAAGAGATCAAATCTGATAAAAGTCTAAAGGAAAAAACCCAGATAATAATCGAAAGAAAGGATATAGTCTACAGAGTATCTGCAGACGTGGAAATTTTGTAAGTCTGGATTATTCCAGACTTTTTTCTTTGCTAGAAGGTTAGTGTTCTTAATTTAATTGACTTCGAATAGGGTATGGGGGTATAATTGATAAAAGAGATAAATAATATAAGCAGGAGGGAAATAATATGAAGAGAATAATAATAGAGGGAATGATGTGTAATCACTGTGTAAATGCTGTGAGCAAGGTTTTAAAGGGTATAGAGGGTATAAGTGAGGTAAGGGTGAGTTTAGAAGAGAAAGAAGCTGTGGTATAAGGTGCGGCATCTGAAGAAGTTCTGAAAGAAACGGTAGAAAAGAGGGATACACTGTGGTATTTGTAGAAGATATAGATGACAGTGAGCCTGAAGATGATAAAAAATCCGAGATTTTTTCAAAGTTTTTTAAGAAAATCAAAGATTCTAAGTAACCTAAGTTGCTAACTTTATTTCAGATTAAAGTATTGAATTTATCGGGATTCGTTACTTTTCTCTTGAAAGAAAAGTAACCAAAAGTTCAAGCCTATGAAAAATCAGCTAAATAACCTTGAAAATCCAAGAAAAACTCGAAACTCGCTACGCTCAAACAGTCGATTTTTTCTAAGGATTTCACTGCAGTTATTCTTAACGCTGATTTTGTCAATGGCAAGGGAAAAGGGATAAAAACCTCTCGCAAAAAAACATTTATAGTTTTGCTTTTAATTCTGTGAAACTCCCTCTTTTTCTCTGCGTCCTCTGTGGCCAAAAGATTTTATCCTTATTCGTGTTAATTTCCCTATCTTTTATTAGTGTTCATTCGTGATAAAATCTTTTGACTTTAATATCGCTCTCCTCCGTGATACTCTCTTCTTTTCTCTGTGACCAAAAGCTTTTGTCCTTATTCGTGTTAATTTCCCTATCTTTTATTAGTGTCTATTCGTGACAAAATCTTTTGACTCTAATATTCAGATAAATTCAGTAATTTATGGGAATTTCTTTCAAGTAGCAACTAGAGTTAAGTATGAAAATTTCCGGGGATAAAAACTCGACTGCTGTAACATAAAAAAAGATAAATAAGATATTTTAGTTTTTTAAAAGAGGTGTTTTTTATGCAAAAAGAAGGAATAATAGTAAAGATAGAAGACAATACAGCCTATGTAAACGTAAAGCCAGCTCACAAAGGCGGGTGCGGAAGCTGTGGAAAATGCAAGGTGAAGAAAGATGAATTTGTTGTAGAGGTTGATCTTCCTGATTTTCCTGTTGATTCTGGAGACAGGGTTTTGCTGGAGATGGAGGATAGCTCTGTGTATTCTGTAGGACTTTTTCTTTACGTTGTGCCTCCGCTTTTTATGATATTAGGATATCTCACAGCACAATTTTTTGGTGCAGGAGAGGAGCTCGGAATATTTATAAGTTTTCTTTTCTTGATAGCTGCCTTTTATTTAATAAGATACTTTGATATGAGCAGAGGAAAAAAACTTATAAAAAATAATATGAAAATAATAAAGAGAATATAAAAGACCGCCTGCGTAAACAGGCGGTCTTTTATATTAAAGGTATTTGATATCACAATTATTACTTTACTTTAAAACCATCTTCTGTTTTTGTTACCAGACCATTTTTCAGAAGACTTCCCATGGCTCTTTTAAAGGCCTTTTTACTCATGCCGAGCATTTTTTCGATTTTTTCCGGTGAACTTTTGTCGTTTAACGGAAAGGTATTTCTGTAGAGTTTCATTTTTTCAATAAGCTTTTCCGCATCTTTGTCCATCTGCTGGTGCAAGAGTGCCCTAGGGCTAAGATCAAGTTTACCATCTTCTCTTACTCTAATCACTCTTAGTTCTAATTCCTGTCCAACTTCATATTCTTCATAGCATTCACTTTTTGGAATAAGTCCGAAATATCTGTCGTCTACCGCAACAAAAACCCCTATATCTTTTTGAATTCTGTAGACTGTAGCTGAAACAAGGTCATTTGCCTTGTAGTCGCTGCAGGGCATAAGGAATTTATAAATCTGCATAGTAGCAGAAAGTCTTCCTTTTTTGTCTTCGTATAGACCCACGAGATACTTATTTCCTAATTTTAATTTTCCCTCTTCCTGACCTCTAGGAAGTAGGATATCTTTATTGAGACCCCAGTCTAAAAAAGCTCCTATTTCAGTTATGTCTACAACTTCTAGTTTTGAAAGTGCTCCCACAACTGCATAGGTTTTTCTAAGTGTGGCTATAAGCCTGTCCTCAGAATCGCGGTAGATAAATACATCTAGGTAGTCTCCAGGCTCTACCTCTATATTCTCAATCTCATTATTAGGTAAAAGGATATTATCTTTAGGATTGTCTGTCTCAGCGTCCATATAAGCACCGATACTTGCAATGTTGTTTACTCTCATCTTTTGTCTTTTTCCTATTTTTATCATATTACACTCCTTTGAATAACAAATACCCTGTATTATACAATTATTTAGTAAAAATTACAATGTAAAACTTATTGTGAA
It contains:
- a CDS encoding cation:proton antiporter; translation: MHYLNENNILLFLIQLFIILSLSKYFGILLKKIRQPTVTADILIGVFLGPTILGKLFPAFQLKLFPADAIQQNMIETVGWLGLFLLLMTTGLEINFSNVWKQKKDALKISLFDIVIPIIVSVFPILLLPDKYLISPENRLTFSFFVATIMTISAMPVAIRGLHELNILKSDTGFLIVSALTINDVIGWIIFTIILSVFTQESLQIDKIAYIIIYTLLFVYIALFHVKKILNTFLFKISKQRIETTAEALSVVVLLGIAFGIITMKIGIHSLFGFFIAGILAGESKYFSQKSRTSIEQIVYAVFAPIFFVNIGLKIDFLENFNIFLAIMITTIGIFGRFLGAWTGSFFSKKSRNDRLIISVAHVPGGEMHIVVSLLALEYGLISKEIFIAIVFGAIFSSIIMGPWLAFLIKRFKDISLKEFFSKKLIIQDLDASTPTEAIEKIAAVIAFNKKIDLELIKAEVLSRENMSNTSIEEGIALPHARLDIIDKPVITFAFSKEGIYWNSPDGKKSRFIFLILTPKDDNIIQLKIIRELITMIKNREIQNSLSVQNTSDSMYKILLKNS
- a CDS encoding mechanosensitive ion channel: MSDFKNMFQFTLSSQLLTIVGVILIVVVGLIIASFIAKKVGSLISKSKFIQGKISEDKKEQSQVFFSIIVKAIYYLIVIFIIIAAAEKLGLGKFTEPLTGFLNSIFLYMPNILGGVFLLIITLIFAKLGKFFTVKVFDKIELDKKLKVGEGTSVTKILGDVVYLIIFLIFLPGVLSALKLGGILEPVTNMLSKLLEQLPNILAAGIFLVLGWFIAYKIRDILTGILESFNLDERLKIDEKKVFEGNLSKIIANIVYILILIPVITASLGYIGLQHITAPVVLMIEVIFSYLPRIAGVVIILLVATFFAKLIEGIITSLLKGLHFDSHLERTGLKVKEDSCSKLVGKAVKITIIYLAVIQSIDILEFTVLKDLSSSLTVLLGKIFLGVLIIVIGVYISTFTSDIIKRSEIKSKDCLAALSKASIIIFVGAMGLRQMGIANEIINMAFGFTIGAIAIALAIAFGIGGRDMAARKLDELDHKWKEKDEQ
- a CDS encoding peptidylprolyl isomerase encodes the protein MKIEESKVVVLDFILTDEDENILEDTKEVGPFAYIQGIGDFIPKIEEILEGKTEGFQSKIIVSPEEGYGEYDEELISEMSKEDFSEFEDIYEGLDFQAETDEGLMEFVIKSIEDDVVLVDGNHPFAGKNLTFDLKVTEVRDASEEELEHGHVHF
- a CDS encoding HAD family hydrolase, translated to MTAAFFDIDGTIYRNSLLIEHFKKLIKYELLNIQMYEDRIKNSFKQWDERTGDYDKYLMGLADTYVEAIKGISLKYNDFVSDQVMDLKGNRVYTYTRNMIKFHKEKGDKVIFISGSPDFLVSRMAEKWDADDYCGTKYFAEDGKFSGEISPMWDSENKIKAIDYFREKYDLNLDECFAYGDTKGDLSMLKIVGNPRAVNPSKELFKEIKSDKSLKEKTQIIIERKDIVYRVSADVEIL
- a CDS encoding heavy metal-associated domain-containing protein, coding for MKRIIIEGMMCNHCVNAVSKVLKGIEGISEVRVSLEEKEAVV
- a CDS encoding SoxR reducing system RseC family protein; this translates as MQKEGIIVKIEDNTAYVNVKPAHKGGCGSCGKCKVKKDEFVVEVDLPDFPVDSGDRVLLEMEDSSVYSVGLFLYVVPPLFMILGYLTAQFFGAGEELGIFISFLFLIAAFYLIRYFDMSRGKKLIKNNMKIIKRI
- a CDS encoding S1-like domain-containing RNA-binding protein, producing MIKIGKRQKMRVNNIASIGAYMDAETDNPKDNILLPNNEIENIEVEPGDYLDVFIYRDSEDRLIATLRKTYAVVGALSKLEVVDITEIGAFLDWGLNKDILLPRGQEEGKLKLGNKYLVGLYEDKKGRLSATMQIYKFLMPCSDYKANDLVSATVYRIQKDIGVFVAVDDRYFGLIPKSECYEEYEVGQELELRVIRVREDGKLDLSPRALLHQQMDKDAEKLIEKMKLYRNTFPLNDKSSPEKIEKMLGMSKKAFKRAMGSLLKNGLVTKTEDGFKVK